GATCagtatatttgtatatctgTATGTACGTGTgcattttctctctttttatacaattatttatttgtagaaagaattatgtatgtaaaaaaaaaaaaatatatatatatatagggctgttaatagtaaatatctGATCCTTCTTATTTCAGCTTTCTTCCCGCTTTCTTCTCTTAGTGTCTCTACCaatctctctcttcctctagTGGTTTATATACCGTGTCTATTTTCGGTTGGAATTCAACGCGAGATTTTGCGGTAGGCATCGTATTATGTATCGTTCCTAACAAAAGTTGGTCAGTAATCGAGAACCCATATATGAAAACGAACGCTGTCTCCACTTGTAAAATGATTATggtttaattgtaaatatgatatatttatcattaccGTATTAAATCGTTGGGTGTAGAAATGAAAATGAGTCGTGCGCAATTATTTAtacacatttattttattaaaacaaaaaacatttgtATGTACaattcgttaaattttattgttttgcTATTTCTCTACTCTCACCATCAAAAACGATAtagaattgtttttttttagtaaactTAGTTATTtgctaatttaataattaagttaagtaaaatactaataatttaGTAAACTTAGTAATTAGTAAGGATCTTATTTCTGTTCATCTAACAATGTTTCTAATTGTTCAGGACTCGTAACAGGCAACGAACACGTGcgatatttacatacatatacagttGCTCGATTATTCACAGATTTCATATTTCTGAGATGTTGGTTTTTACGCAATAATACGCTGTTCGTTTCATCGGGGTCGATTAAGAGAAGAATCCTGTTGGGTATCAAACGTTTATATATAACGCGAAGTAGCTCATCGGTATCCTTGGCACCTCGTTTTCCAATCACACAAATCTAAAACACGACATATACACGCAATCATTTCAAAAGCTCATcaagtttttaaaaattgaatatgctCGATGCATATAAGTTTGCACGCACTTGCGCTGCATCATCATGGTAGCGTACGAGTGCTGATGTTAGTTGTGGAACCGCAATAGGTCTCTGTATCAGCAAAGATCTGAATGCTCCGAACAGACGAGCAGCTTTATCCTTGAAATCGTCACAACCTAAGTAATCTGCCAACCTCAGCAAATTTTCAGCGGCAATCGAGTTACCGGATGGTTCCGCTCCGTCATAAGCTATATATGAAAGTATAAATCTTCAAATACATATCTGATCTTTCTCCTCCATTCGTGTTACGACCTAATACTAAAATCGTAAACGCAACTATCACAGCCTGATGAACTTAACGACTGGACGTAATGAAACATTACGCAGGCGCtgctataaatatttgaattactTTCAGCTATACTGCAGAATGTTGGTTTCTTTGATTTCATAGCTGAACGCAATCACAACTATCAGACGTATCATATAAAATCATGAAAACTTTAATTGCTAAACTAAAATTAACTtgaaaatacttaaatatacCTTCTTTAAGCCTGAGAATTATACTTGGATCGCTCGATGTTGTTGAGAAATATCCTCCATCTTTTTCATCCCAAAAATATTGATCTTGAAGATCTTGCAATTTCTCAGCAAATTCCAGCCATTCCTCGTTTAAATCAGATTCATATAAATCCAACAACCCTTTTATAACAAACGCATAATCGTCTAAAAATCCAGGTATGGGTGTACtcctaaaaataataaatattaaaatgtacatTGTGATACGCCGCGTAATTTAATAGCAATAATATACGTACATTTGTGCAATCGTGCCTTTTTCGTCACGGTAACAACTATGAAGTAATATATTCTTGGTTTCATCGAAAAgatattctttaataaattttgcgGCATCTGCCGCACGCTCAAtgtattgtttattatttactgCCGCTCCCCCAAAAGCTAAACCACTTATCATAAGACCTAAATCCAGGTTACTTATTAATTTAGCAGTTAAAAAAACATACATTAGCGTAAAGTatatgtagaaaatatattgttcATAATTCTTTACCATTCCATGCTGTAATGATCTTATCGTCTAAGTGAGGCCGCGGCCTTGCAGATCTAACTTTATATAACATGGAACATGCTTCTTTCAAATACATTTTAGTTTCTTCGACTGGAAGATTGAAATATCTAGCAGTCTCTTCAATTTCATTGTATgttattaatacatttttttctcctATTTCTCCATGTGGATCCTGATGAGTAAGAGGttatcaattatatatttagacatagaataagaattaatattagaaataagaaaaagtataTAGCATACTTGATGCGATTTTACATTTCCTGATTCGTTTACGTTGAAATGGCGACAAAAAATATCCGAAAGTTTAACATGATTTTCATCAGAAACTTCTTTATTTAGAAGTGATTTAATTTCCACAGCAGACCACACATAAAAAGCACCTTCCTTTTTCGCATGTGTATCGTGCGTAGGATAAGAATCTGCATCTTCAGCACTATAAAACCCACCTTcctaaaaaacataaaatagataaatgttaatgtacatataattcTGAAAACAGAGCAAATATAATACCTTGTGACGAAGATCTCTTATTACATATGTAGCGATATCATCAACAATTTCGGcaaaaaaattatctttagTTACAAGATACGCATCTGCATATGATTTCATTAACTGACCCTGatcgtataacattttttcaaagTGTGGAACGTGCCACTCACCATCTGTAGCATATCTGGAAAAACCCTATTTAACAATAGTAAacattattacaaattattttggaGCTAGcatcataaatattttgtttaatagcTAATTAGGATTAAAATTCTTACCTGACCCACATGATCATGAATACCACCAaaagacattttttttaaagtgtACACAGACATATGCAAGCAAAGTTGTACAGACTCCACATTGGGTTGACGTGCAtacatatgaaataaaaagttaaaatttacTGGCTGTGGAAATTTTGGTGAttgcatattatatgtagAGCCAAACCCACCAAATTTGGGTTCAAATTCATTTGCAAGTTGctgaatacaaattttactaCATTCCAATGAAGGCATATCATGTACCTATGTAAAGAAATCATTATTCATTAATAATCACAACTCTTTTATGAAATAGCTTAAACAAGAgtacaacaatttattatttattaatttaccttAAGCGGATTTGGAATTTTAGAAATACTGTGTAAAGTTTCAAGATTGGTAGATCCAATCTCTATAAGTTTACTTCTGGATTGATTCCactaaaaaatatgaaatataaagaaactGATATTGATATAATGTATTAATCTAACTATAATATGTAATGatttataatatgttttaaattCACTTGAATGGAATATGATTTGTTTATTAAACGCTGTGTATTTATACtatatcaaataattcttaaaaacTAAACATATTTATACCTTTTGGGCAACACTGAGTAAAATTGTCTTGAATCCTGTTTGTCTAAATGTATCTTCTGGAGGAAAATAAGTCCCTCCAACTATAGGTTTTAAATCAGGGGTAAGAAAGACACTCATTGGCCATCCACCATGACCACTTGTTGCCTATGTCAAACGATAGTTTTTAATCTATAtcatatttgtttaaaatacaATGTAATTACATTTACTTGCTTGTATAAAATTCATGTATATCCTATCAATATCTGGTCTCTCTTCCTTGTCtacttttatattaatgaagtttttattcattatatcagcaatttctttatttgtaaaaGATTCTTTTTCCATAACATGACACCAGTGACACGTAGAATACCCAACAGATAAAAAGATACACTTGTTCTCTTTATTTGCTTTTTCCAATGCTTTGTCACACCATGGGTACCAATCAACTGGATTAGTAGCATGCTGTAGTAAATATGGTGACTTTTCTAAACTCAAACGATTCTTTTTTTGTATCTGCATATTTCCTGAATTACTGGCTGATGCCATATTTgcaaataatgaaaatgtcAGTGATCTTTGGTTTAtcctataaaatttaaaattagaaaattaattatcaatatatttGGACTTTGgtgcatatatttataaaacatataaaaattgcaagtgaaagatttaaaataaaagaatgaacAAGGACATGTAAATAATTgcgatataaattaatgaacAAAACACTACTTATTTTCATTGACATCGttttaatatacttttattaagtgaaaagttattataaatattacatgaATGTATGTTGAGTGTTCTACCTGTTTAATCGTTGTATAGTTAGAGACATGAAACTACGTTGAGATAAATATGATCTTATTCCAAGATTCTGAATCCACCGCTTTTTAGATAATAAAGACTTATAGTCAACTATTGACAAAAGGCAATATCTTCCCAAAGTCATAACACTCcttgcataaaatataaatccaaTTAATTTCACTACTAATCAacattatttgtttaattaaattacaaaagattTTTAACACAAACATGttgtgaatttttaaattctattttcaaataatagaaactttgcatcaattttttcttatactcgttatatttatacatggATAGCTACATTTTCttcaacaaaattaaaatctcacaaaattttaattacttcatttatcatcaaaaattatttaatttcaacttaGGTACGGTAACTAAGGTAACTAACATAATTAAGATTAGGAGCTACTTATTTAGTTCATaccataaatttatttacacaaATTGTTAATTGTATTCAACATACATTAATCTGCATCCTCCCTTAGTGCAAAGTCCATCACCGCAGTACATGTAAATACGAAAAATGGCGAATTGCTACTAAAGTGCTACGTATCTGGTACTTGATACTATACATAAAATGCATTTATAAACTGTACATATCCGAAAAGaaaatactattattataataaaatatatactattaactacaaaatatatttatttcttagctTAATATATATTAGCTCAAAATAGctcaaaatatattaattttatagcttaaacatttcattcaaataataataagaaatactgcaatataaaattatgaaacatgtacgaaatattttttgcgattattactatatacagATACATTTACGGAAATAacagataatttttaatatacgatatttgtTTACAAATAAACGATATAGCTATATTCTTATACCACaagaaaaaataatggaatattattttataaattaatattcaaatatcgtACATAAAAGTTACAATTAAAGTTAACAAACGTAATCAGATAACAAACGTAAGAAAAACGaacatatagaaaatataaaaataaattatctagGATTATGTACATGTAGAAAGAAAACTTCATCTctgacacacacacacacacacacacacacacacacacagcaACGCACGCACGCACCTAACACCCTGCTGTAACTTTAAATCACGTTTAAGCGTTAAAtccaaaatattcaattatttaagcaaaattgtgtaatttattattgacATATGACTCAAATCTAGTgacttcttctttttatatattcgaatatatctaatacttataattctatttAGTTATTTGTAATGAATGACATTGTAATCAGAAGGAATAcattaaacataaataaactagagTAAGCTAAATTaatctaataatttaaatttgtaatgaatttttagaaatatattattaacatttcgGAACTTttcttaaagaaaatataaatataattgaatgaatttgtgaaaaaaatatgtttctgaaaaatattatctgaaaatgtatgtatacatattggTTAATTACTTTATTCACTTATGGCAAATCAGTAAAAGGCGCGTTTTGTGttaattacatatgtatacataagtGTATCTAAATACCTTGActatgaaaaatgtaataactactgttcattatttaaatctataacgaacgtataatgtaatatcaggtaacattaattaaattcttcaaaCATTACAATACTTCAAATATGGCTGCCGTACATCGAGAGGCTATCCAAAAACAAATTCAACAAGACTGGGCAAATCGAGAATATATCGAAGTTATAACTGGTAGCATCAAAAAGATAACTGACTTTCTCAATTCCTttggtaattatttaaaacattattgaataatatatataaatacaaacttTACTACTTTCatagtgaaatattttacaaaaatactttatagaaaattataaactattttatattgtgATCAAAGAAATCATTTGTTTTGTACTTCTAAACTAAAAACCATTGATTTTATCAAGCAATTGCGTTTGGATACATCCATAACTAAATTGTTTTCTTACTTACATAGAGTATAGGTACATGTTTTGACAATTCTGACTTACATGAATCTTTTCATAACCTTATTGCTTcctcttttatcattttcttgtTACTAAAATCCACAAAAacactttaaataaaattaacattgtatgaaaattactttattactGACAATCAATTAACTTTATTGTGTTAGATATGTCTTGTAGATCAAGAATAGCTGTTCTAAATGAAAAACTTACAACTCTAGAAAGAAGAATCGAATATCTAGAAGCATGTGTAAGTTACCATTTATAATTTGGATCAATTATGATTTGTACGTTATGAAAATTATGTGACAtgcattatattttctacaattattattttccagGTTACAAAAGGGGAAACATTAACCTAAATTAATCATAGTTtagaattttttgtatttattgaaattatatatgaataaatatataataaacatgACTATGTGTTACATTCAATTTATAATTGCTTTACTTGGAAGGAACTGTAAATGGATTATATGATTCACGCTTAACAAAGGGTTCTGATGGCTTCTTTTGTAACAACAAATTGATGTCATAACTAGTCATTTGTATTCCAAAACTCGAAGATCTTAGAATATCAGTTTTACTTTCATTC
This DNA window, taken from Bombus fervidus isolate BK054 chromosome 14, iyBomFerv1, whole genome shotgun sequence, encodes the following:
- the LOC139994428 gene encoding spermatogenesis-associated protein 20 isoform X1, which translates into the protein MYCGDGLCTKGGCRLMSVMTLGRYCLLSIVDYKSLLSKKRWIQNLGIRSYLSQRSFMSLTIQRLNRINQRSLTFSLFANMASASNSGNMQIQKKNRLSLEKSPYLLQHATNPVDWYPWCDKALEKANKENKCIFLSVGYSTCHWCHVMEKESFTNKEIADIMNKNFINIKVDKEERPDIDRIYMNFIQATSGHGGWPMSVFLTPDLKPIVGGTYFPPEDTFRQTGFKTILLSVAQKWNQSRSKLIEIGSTNLETLHSISKIPNPLKVHDMPSLECSKICIQQLANEFEPKFGGFGSTYNMQSPKFPQPVNFNFLFHMYARQPNVESVQLCLHMSVYTLKKMSFGGIHDHVGQGFSRYATDGEWHVPHFEKMLYDQGQLMKSYADAYLVTKDNFFAEIVDDIATYVIRDLRHKEGGFYSAEDADSYPTHDTHAKKEGAFYVWSAVEIKSLLNKEVSDENHVKLSDIFCRHFNVNESGNVKSHQDPHGEIGEKNVLITYNEIEETARYFNLPVEETKMYLKEACSMLYKVRSARPRPHLDDKIITAWNGLMISGLAFGGAAVNNKQYIERAADAAKFIKEYLFDETKNILLHSCYRDEKGTIAQMSTPIPGFLDDYAFVIKGLLDLYESDLNEEWLEFAEKLQDLQDQYFWDEKDGGYFSTTSSDPSIILRLKEAYDGAEPSGNSIAAENLLRLADYLGCDDFKDKAARLFGAFRSLLIQRPIAVPQLTSALVRYHDDAAQICVIGKRGAKDTDELLRVIYKRLIPNRILLLIDPDETNSVLLRKNQHLRNMKSVNNRATVYVCKYRTCSLPVTSPEQLETLLDEQK
- the Hspc300 gene encoding haematopoietic stem/progenitor cell protein 300, with product MAAVHREAIQKQIQQDWANREYIEVITGSIKKITDFLNSFDMSCRSRIAVLNEKLTTLERRIEYLEACVTKGETLT
- the LOC139994428 gene encoding spermatogenesis-associated protein 20 isoform X2; this encodes MSVMTLGRYCLLSIVDYKSLLSKKRWIQNLGIRSYLSQRSFMSLTIQRLNRINQRSLTFSLFANMASASNSGNMQIQKKNRLSLEKSPYLLQHATNPVDWYPWCDKALEKANKENKCIFLSVGYSTCHWCHVMEKESFTNKEIADIMNKNFINIKVDKEERPDIDRIYMNFIQATSGHGGWPMSVFLTPDLKPIVGGTYFPPEDTFRQTGFKTILLSVAQKWNQSRSKLIEIGSTNLETLHSISKIPNPLKVHDMPSLECSKICIQQLANEFEPKFGGFGSTYNMQSPKFPQPVNFNFLFHMYARQPNVESVQLCLHMSVYTLKKMSFGGIHDHVGQGFSRYATDGEWHVPHFEKMLYDQGQLMKSYADAYLVTKDNFFAEIVDDIATYVIRDLRHKEGGFYSAEDADSYPTHDTHAKKEGAFYVWSAVEIKSLLNKEVSDENHVKLSDIFCRHFNVNESGNVKSHQDPHGEIGEKNVLITYNEIEETARYFNLPVEETKMYLKEACSMLYKVRSARPRPHLDDKIITAWNGLMISGLAFGGAAVNNKQYIERAADAAKFIKEYLFDETKNILLHSCYRDEKGTIAQMSTPIPGFLDDYAFVIKGLLDLYESDLNEEWLEFAEKLQDLQDQYFWDEKDGGYFSTTSSDPSIILRLKEAYDGAEPSGNSIAAENLLRLADYLGCDDFKDKAARLFGAFRSLLIQRPIAVPQLTSALVRYHDDAAQICVIGKRGAKDTDELLRVIYKRLIPNRILLLIDPDETNSVLLRKNQHLRNMKSVNNRATVYVCKYRTCSLPVTSPEQLETLLDEQK